From one Gracilibacillus salinarum genomic stretch:
- a CDS encoding cytochrome d ubiquinol oxidase subunit II, which yields MTLEIIGITVLWLFLFGYVIIASIDFGAGFFNAYSLLTNKNHILIKIIQRYLSPVWEVTNVFLVFFFVGMIGFFPKTAFYYGTTLLVPASLALILLAIRGSYYAFETYGSRGHKGYAFAYGLSGLLIPAALSVSLVISEGGFVSLVDGAPVLHYQELFYSPLTWSIVFLAITSVLYISSVFLTWYAKHAGDEEATGLMRKYALIWAFPTMITAFGIIVELRAHNPEHFENIVDIWWAFLISGLLFIGTFWLILMKRQYALAFCMLVAQFFIAFLGYGWSHRPYLLYPHLTLYDGFTNEAMATALIIAFILGFLLLLPSLHLLLRLFLFNKEYVTGKKNHHV from the coding sequence ATGACATTAGAAATAATAGGCATCACCGTGCTATGGTTATTTCTATTCGGTTATGTCATCATTGCCTCAATCGATTTTGGAGCAGGCTTTTTCAATGCATACAGTCTGTTGACTAATAAAAATCACATTCTGATCAAGATTATCCAGCGCTATCTGTCCCCTGTCTGGGAAGTGACAAATGTATTTCTTGTCTTCTTCTTTGTAGGTATGATCGGCTTCTTTCCGAAGACTGCTTTTTATTACGGTACAACCTTACTCGTCCCCGCCAGTCTGGCACTTATCTTATTAGCGATTCGCGGTTCCTATTATGCATTTGAAACGTATGGGTCGCGAGGGCACAAAGGGTATGCTTTTGCATATGGGTTGTCTGGTTTGTTAATTCCGGCAGCGCTGTCTGTTTCGCTGGTGATTTCGGAGGGCGGATTTGTCTCGCTTGTAGACGGGGCTCCGGTATTGCACTACCAAGAATTATTTTACAGTCCATTAACGTGGAGCATCGTTTTTCTCGCGATTACATCTGTTTTGTATATTTCTTCCGTGTTTCTTACCTGGTATGCCAAGCATGCAGGAGATGAGGAGGCAACGGGTCTGATGCGTAAATACGCGCTCATCTGGGCGTTCCCGACCATGATAACTGCTTTTGGGATTATTGTTGAGCTTCGTGCGCACAATCCTGAACATTTTGAGAATATCGTTGACATATGGTGGGCTTTTCTCATATCAGGTCTATTGTTTATCGGAACTTTTTGGCTGATTTTAATGAAACGTCAATACGCACTTGCCTTTTGTATGCTGGTAGCACAATTTTTTATTGCTTTTCTTGGTTATGGCTGGTCACATCGACCTTATTTGTTGTATCCACACTTGACCTTATACGATGGGTTTACTAATGAAGCAATGGCAACGGCTTTAATTATTGCGTTTATTTTAGGTTTTCTGCTGCTGCTACCTTCCCTTCACTTACTGCTAAGACTGTTCTTGTTTAACAAAGAGTATGTAACAGGTAAGAAGAATCATCATGTATAG
- the cydS gene encoding cytochrome bd oxidase small subunit CydS, with protein MNEFLIFVAPFLIIIVALIFVFWWAARDKDAS; from the coding sequence ATGAATGAATTTCTGATTTTTGTTGCACCATTCCTGATTATTATCGTAGCGCTTATATTCGTCTTCTGGTGGGCAGCTCGGGATAAAGATGCTTCTTGA
- a CDS encoding cupin domain-containing protein: MDVYYQPYYYHNFYPGYYYRPVQQQHHSADYGGQPYVVNIDEATKQNQNYRTAIWTGEHLQVTLMSIGVGQDIGLEVHPDTDQFLRVEQGQGMVMMGDEKNYLNYKQYVGDDFAIMVPAGKWHNIVNTGYEPLKLYSIYAPPEHPYGTVHQTKQSAMRAE; this comes from the coding sequence ATGGACGTGTATTATCAACCTTATTATTACCATAACTTCTACCCTGGCTATTATTATCGACCTGTACAGCAACAGCATCATTCAGCTGATTATGGTGGGCAGCCATATGTAGTAAATATAGACGAAGCTACGAAACAGAACCAGAACTATCGAACAGCGATATGGACTGGGGAACACCTGCAAGTGACGTTAATGAGTATTGGTGTGGGGCAAGATATTGGTTTAGAAGTACACCCTGATACAGATCAGTTTCTTCGGGTTGAACAAGGGCAAGGGATGGTCATGATGGGAGACGAAAAGAATTACTTGAATTATAAGCAATATGTGGGCGATGATTTTGCAATAATGGTACCAGCGGGAAAATGGCATAATATTGTCAACACCGGATATGAACCGCTAAAGTTATATTCGATCTACGCCCCGCCCGAGCATCCATATGGCACCGTACACCAAACAAAACAAAGCGCCATGCGAGCGGAATAA
- a CDS encoding ASCH domain-containing protein, producing MSNQHNSHQQLPPKTCTIDRLVTIEADVEKVINGEKTATRRNGRYADIGEVMTLKDHHFRVDKVYQQSLGMITDEDAKREGFGNLEAYKQAILALHPGMPWGPKMKVWVHEFSAVD from the coding sequence ATGAGTAATCAACATAACTCGCACCAGCAGTTGCCACCAAAAACATGTACAATTGATCGTCTTGTTACAATAGAAGCAGATGTAGAAAAAGTGATTAATGGAGAAAAAACGGCAACAAGACGAAATGGCCGATATGCAGATATTGGAGAGGTAATGACTTTGAAAGACCATCATTTCCGTGTCGATAAAGTGTATCAGCAGTCACTTGGAATGATTACAGATGAGGATGCTAAACGTGAAGGCTTTGGTAATTTAGAAGCATACAAACAAGCTATTTTAGCACTTCATCCTGGAATGCCATGGGGACCAAAAATGAAGGTGTGGGTACACGAGTTTAGTGCCGTTGATTAA
- a CDS encoding acetyl-CoA C-acyltransferase: protein MSIVLIDGIRTPFGKWNGALSSYSATELASEPVKYLHEKYPELAPIDGVLLAEVIQAGQGQNPARQVAYKAGISSDTPAITLNNVCLGGVASVIDATRRIKLQEGTTYIVGGFDSMSNAPYTIAKHVKKFGHQAMTDTLIHDGLWCSLSEQSMGALTEQANHQYGIDREEQDHFAALSQQRAASARTKGYLQDEILPIPGLLEEDEGIRPQTTAEKLANLKPAFAEGGTITAGNASQMTDGASIGIVTSSEKADALGLAPLATITGWAETAGPDTSLQTKPADAVEKLLTAQQLSVDDIDLFEINEAFASVVIASCHALNIDMDKVNVNGGAIAIGHPLGGTGFRLILTLAKELQRRGGGKGIASLCGGGGQGIAILIEVQTKGE from the coding sequence ATGTCGATTGTACTTATAGACGGAATACGAACACCTTTTGGAAAATGGAATGGGGCACTATCATCCTATTCAGCAACTGAATTAGCAAGTGAACCAGTGAAGTACTTGCATGAAAAATATCCTGAATTAGCACCGATTGATGGTGTGCTGTTAGCGGAAGTCATTCAGGCAGGGCAAGGCCAAAACCCTGCAAGGCAAGTAGCATATAAGGCTGGAATAAGCAGCGATACTCCTGCTATTACATTGAATAATGTTTGTTTAGGGGGAGTAGCGTCTGTCATTGATGCGACACGGAGAATTAAGTTGCAGGAAGGTACAACTTATATCGTCGGCGGGTTTGATTCCATGTCGAATGCACCTTATACGATAGCGAAGCATGTTAAAAAGTTTGGGCATCAAGCCATGACAGATACGTTAATACATGACGGCTTATGGTGTTCGTTGAGTGAGCAATCGATGGGAGCACTGACGGAACAGGCAAATCACCAATATGGCATTGACAGAGAGGAGCAGGATCACTTCGCCGCTCTCTCTCAACAGCGTGCAGCCTCAGCTCGGACCAAAGGATATTTACAAGATGAGATTTTGCCAATTCCCGGCTTGTTAGAGGAAGATGAGGGTATTCGTCCGCAGACAACGGCAGAAAAACTAGCAAACTTGAAACCTGCCTTTGCAGAGGGGGGCACGATTACGGCAGGGAATGCATCACAGATGACGGATGGAGCGAGTATCGGTATCGTCACATCTAGTGAAAAAGCTGATGCATTAGGTCTTGCTCCGCTTGCAACGATTACTGGTTGGGCAGAAACAGCAGGTCCGGATACCAGTTTGCAAACAAAACCAGCTGATGCGGTAGAGAAGCTGTTAACAGCACAACAGCTCTCGGTTGACGATATTGATTTATTTGAGATAAACGAAGCTTTTGCAAGTGTGGTTATTGCAAGCTGTCATGCGCTTAACATTGATATGGATAAGGTGAATGTTAACGGTGGAGCAATCGCGATTGGGCATCCACTAGGTGGAACAGGGTTTCGGTTAATTTTAACCTTAGCTAAAGAATTACAACGTCGTGGCGGTGGAAAAGGAATAGCTTCATTATGTGGCGGCGGTGGTCAAGGAATAGCGATTTTAATTGAAGTGCAAACGAAAGGAGAATGA